The segment GGCGCAGAGATCTACGACGACATCGCGGCGGCTCTCCACGCGGGTGTGGTGCCGCGGATCACCGTCGACGAAGCGCGGGAGGTCGTCCGCGTGATCGAACTCGCAGAGAGGTCGGCACGTTCGTCGGCCACCTCACGGTCCGCGCCCGGAGAACCGGGCGATCCTCCATCCTGACGCTGTGCGCACCAGCGCTATCGTCGACAGCGTGGTCACACCCTCCGTTCAGCGCTGGGCCGCCTTCTCCTCCGATCCCGCCGGCGGCAACCCCGCGGGGGTCGTGCTGGACGCGGACGGGATGTCGGATGCCGAGATGCTGCGCGTCGCGGCCGAGGTCGGCTACTCCGAGACCGCCTTCGTGACCCGCGGCACCCGGGGCGACCTGTCGCTGCGCTACTTCTCGCCCCTGGCCGAGGTGCCCTTCTGCGGCCACGCGACGGTCGCGACTGCCGCAGCCCTCGCAGAGGTGGCCGGGCCGGGCGCCTACTCGTTCGCGACACCTGTCGGGCTGATCCAGATCACCGTCGACGCCACCGATGCGGACCGTGTGGTGCGCTTCACGAGCGTCGACCCCTCCGTCGAGGACCTCGCCGTCGACACCCGCGCGCGCATCCTCGAGGTCCTTCACCTCGAGGATGCCGACCTCGACCCCGCGCACGCGCCGGCGCTGGCCTCGGCAGGCAACCCGCATCCGCTTCTCGTCGTGCGCTCGCGGGGCGCGCTCGATCGAGTGACCTTCGACCCCGCCGCCGCCCGTGCGCTGATGGATGCCGAGGGCTGGCCGGCCACGATCATCGTCGCGTGGGCGGAGACCGCGGACACGTGGCACGTGCGGAACGTCTTCCCTGTCGGAGCGATCAGCGAAGACCCGGCGACGGGAGCCGGCGCCGCCGCCCTCGGCGGCTATCTGCGAGAGACGCGCGCGGTGACACCGCCGCAGCGCATCCGGATCTTCCAGGGATCGCACGTCGCACGACCCAGCGAGCTGACCGTGGACATCCCCGCCGCAGGTGGGATCGTGGTGTCGGGCTCGGCGGTCCGCCTGCCCGAGCCCGCGACCCTCGCCTGATCCCATACGCCTCCTGGCGACGATCGTCCAGTGCTTTACCCGGCGTTCTGCACACGCCAAGGTGGGACAGTGCCTTCTGCAGACGATCTCGGCGCCTGGGTGGCGCAGCAACGCTGGTATGCGGGCAAAAGCCACGAGCCCCGCTTCCGGCTCCTCGACACCCAGTCGGCGCCTCACGCGACCCGCTACCTGCTGATGGATGACGCCGGCGCTCGGCCGGTGCTCTACCACGTGCCCGTCTCGAGCGTGTCGACGGCCCCCGACACCCCCGCGCTCATCGCCCGGACGGCCGAGGGCTGCGAGATCGACGCGGCGCAGCATCCGCCGTTCGCGATCGCCACCCTCGAAGCCATGGGGGTCGATGTCAGCCGCGTGACGGGGAGCCGTGTGCTCACCGGTGAGCAGTCGAACACCTCCATCGTCTTCGACGAGGACGGTCAGCCCACCGTCATCCTGAAACTGTTCCGCACCCTGCACGACGGGGAGAATCCGGATGTCACGGTGCAGCGCGCCCTGAGCGCCGCCGGCTCGCCGTTCGTCCCGAAGTTCCTCGGCAGCCTGGACGCCGAGTGGCCCGACAGCGGGATGATCGAGGGCGTCGCTCGCGGAACGCTCGGTTTCGCGCAGGAATTCCTCCCGGGTGTCCGCGATGGGTGGGCCATCGCGCTCGAAGCGGCGCGCGACGGGCGCGACTTCACCGACGCCGCGCGTGACCTGGGCACAGCCGTCGCCGGAGTGCACGGAGCGCTCGGTGAGGCCCTCGGTACCGCCGATGGTGGTCCGGAAGCGGTCCTGGCGGCCGGCGTCACGTGGCGCCGCCGCCTGTCGATCGCCGTGACCGAGGTGCCCGCCGTCGCTGACCGCGCCGAAGCGATCGAGGCGGTGTACGACGCCGCGCTCGCCCGCCCCTGGCCGCGACTGCAGCGCATCCACGGCGATCTGCACCTGGGTCAGGTGCTCGCCGTCCCCGGCGCCGGATGGCGGATCGTCGACTTCGAGGGCGAGCCGCTGCGGCCGATGCACGAGCGCGCGGTGCCCGATCTTCCGGCGAGGGATGTCGCGGGCATGCTCCGCTCGTTCGATTACGCGGGCGCCGTCGGAGGAGCAACGGATGCCGCGGCGTGGGCCGCCGCGTGCCGCGCCGCGTTCGTCGAGGCCTATGCCGGCGCTGACGGATCGGTGGGGTTGGATCCGGTGATCCTCCGCGCCCTCGTTCTCGACAAGGCCGTGTACGAGTCGATCTACGAAGCGCGCAACCGCCCGACCTGGCTGCCGGTGCCGCTCGCGGGCATCGACGCGGCACTCGCGGGCTGAACGCCCGGCGGCGTCATCCGATCAGGTCCTCGTCCTCGTCGGGCTCACCGGGCTCGAGGAGGAGGAACACCGCGCCGTAGGCGGGCAGCGACACCGTGAAGCTCTGGAGGTCGTCGACGTGGCCGATCACCTCGCCGGTCGCGGCATCCCGCACTTCCGACCGTCGCGCGAGCTGCTTCGAGCGGACCGTCCCTTCGACCGGTTCGCCGGCGAAGTTCAGCACCGTGACCTGCAGCGGCGCGTCGGGATCGTGCGCGCCGTCATCGAGCCGGTGCACGAGCACGAGCATTCCGTGGTGGGCGACCTCGGGCACATCCACCTGCGTCGCGGTGGCGATGCCGTGTCGGCGACGCAGGTCGATGATCTGCGACAGCCGCGAGGCGAAGGACTCCTCGTCGGTGAACTGCGTCGGGAGAGAGCCGTACAGTGAACGCCCGCGCGGCATGCCGGCCGCGGAACGCGTCGCCTGCGGATCGACGTCGAGGAGGTCGTGCGCGCCCCGCTCGATCCAGCGGGTGTCGCCGGAGGAGATGAGGTCGGCGACCTGACCGGCCGGCACCGTCAGCATGCCGACGAGGTCCCAGCCCGAGAGGGCGAAGACCCCGGGCTGCCAGGCGTTGTAGGCGCACAGCAGCAGATGGGCGTCGCGGATGGCGGGGATGTCGGCGTCGGTGATCTCGTCGAGCCGAGTCGCGCCGCGGGCCGCGGCGATGAGCGAGGTCGTGGTGCAGGCGATGCCGTTCTGGGTGAACACGCGGTTGAAGTCGGCGCTGCCGGTGAGGCTCTCGGTGAGCTCGGCGCGGACGATCTCGGCGAGCTCGCTGCCGCTGATCTCCCGCCCGCGGAAGCGGTACTCCTCCTCGGCGTGTCGAGTCGCCCAGTGGACGAGGCTCGTAGGTGAGCTCGTCGTGATTCTGCAGGCCGTGCACCAGCTGCACCGGCTGCACACCGAGGGCGAGCGATGAGGTGAGCGCGAGGCGCAGGAAGTCGGTGCGTCCGGTCGCCAGGGCGTGGTGGTAGCCGGGGCGTCCGATGAAATCGTAGGAGAGGTCAGCCCCGACCGCCCCGGTGTCGCGGATGTCTTCGATCGTGAGGTTCAGCTCCTGGAAGGTGAAGCCACCGACCTTGCGCACCAT is part of the Microbacterium sp. ET2 genome and harbors:
- a CDS encoding PhzF family phenazine biosynthesis protein, whose product is MRTSAIVDSVVTPSVQRWAAFSSDPAGGNPAGVVLDADGMSDAEMLRVAAEVGYSETAFVTRGTRGDLSLRYFSPLAEVPFCGHATVATAAALAEVAGPGAYSFATPVGLIQITVDATDADRVVRFTSVDPSVEDLAVDTRARILEVLHLEDADLDPAHAPALASAGNPHPLLVVRSRGALDRVTFDPAAARALMDAEGWPATIIVAWAETADTWHVRNVFPVGAISEDPATGAGAAALGGYLRETRAVTPPQRIRIFQGSHVARPSELTVDIPAAGGIVVSGSAVRLPEPATLA
- a CDS encoding phosphotransferase — translated: MPSADDLGAWVAQQRWYAGKSHEPRFRLLDTQSAPHATRYLLMDDAGARPVLYHVPVSSVSTAPDTPALIARTAEGCEIDAAQHPPFAIATLEAMGVDVSRVTGSRVLTGEQSNTSIVFDEDGQPTVILKLFRTLHDGENPDVTVQRALSAAGSPFVPKFLGSLDAEWPDSGMIEGVARGTLGFAQEFLPGVRDGWAIALEAARDGRDFTDAARDLGTAVAGVHGALGEALGTADGGPEAVLAAGVTWRRRLSIAVTEVPAVADRAEAIEAVYDAALARPWPRLQRIHGDLHLGQVLAVPGAGWRIVDFEGEPLRPMHERAVPDLPARDVAGMLRSFDYAGAVGGATDAAAWAAACRAAFVEAYAGADGSVGLDPVILRALVLDKAVYESIYEARNRPTWLPVPLAGIDAALAG